Genomic window (Terriglobus sp. TAA 43):
GCGCCGTCTCTTCCGCTGGCTGAAAGACAAAGGTCTGACGGCTATCGTTACCGGTGAACGGGGCGAGGGTCAGCTCACACGGTATGGCCTTGAAGAATACGTCGCAGACTGCGTCATTCTTCTCGACCATCGCGTGAACGACCAGATTTCAACGCGTCGTTTGCGAATCGTGAAGTACCGCGGAAGCGCGCATGGCACGGATGAATATCCGTTCCTCATGAGCGGCACGGGGATTTCGGTACTTCCCCTGACGTCGGTTGGCTTGACCCACGGAGCTTCCGAGAAGCGTATCTCTTCCGGGATCACCGCTCTCGATGACATGCTCGGCGGAGGGAAAGGATTCTTCCGGGGCAGCAGCATTTTAGTATCCGGCACACCGGGAACGGGTAAGACAAGCATCGCCTTGTCGTTTCTCAAAGCGGCGTGTGACCGGGGAGAAAAGACACTTTACTTTGGCTTTGAAGAGTCGAAGGACCAAATCATACGGAATACAGCGTCCATCGGTCTTGATCTCCGCCCGGCAGCCGAGAGTGGCCAGCTCCACTTTCATACGGTTCGACCGAGCAATCTTGGTTTGGAAGCACACCTTGCTTCTATGCACCAGATCATCAAAGACGTGAACCCAACCGTCGTCGTTGTCGACCCCATTTCCAATTTCATCAGCACCGCTGATCAGAGTGGCGTGAAGTCAATGCTGATCCGACTGGTCGACTTCCTAAAGATGAAACAGATCACGGCCATGTTCACGCATTTGACCCCAATGGGTGTTTTAGGAGAACGCAGCGACGAGAATGTTTCTTCCATTATGGATACCTGGATTTTGTTGCGCGATCTTGAGCATGAGGGCCAGCGCACCTATGGGCTATATGTGCTCAAGTCTCGTGGCATGTCCCACTCACATGAACTTCGGTCGTTCATATTGAGCGATAGCGGCATCCAACTGGGTGAAGTGTACGGGAAACGACGTCTCTCATAGCGCCCCATGAAGCGCGGAAGGTATCCATGACGCCCAGAGCGCCACGAACGGATCAAATAGCAGAGCCAGAGGACAAGAGCAAGACGTGGCTCCTTCGTCTTTATGTCGCGGGGCAAACCGCGAAGTCCATTGCGGCCTTTACGAACCTGAAGCGCATCTGTGAGACCCATCTCAAGGGTCTCTATCAGATCGAGGTTGTCGATCTCCTGGTTAGCCCGCAACTCGCGAAGGGCGATCAGATCGTCGCTGTTCCGACCTTGGTTCGCCAGCTTCCCCCACCGGTGAAGAAGATCATTGGCGATCTCGCCAAAGAAGAACGGGTCCTGATTGGACTTGATCTCAAATCGGCGCAGGCCGATGGCGGCAGAGATTAACGATGCCTAACCCAGCTGGCGATTCCCACGACGAGGATGTTGAAGGAGAGATTGCGAGCCAGACGCTGCGCGAGTTTGAGGCTTTGGTTGCGGATTTGTCTCAGCCGAAGTACGTTTTCCGGCTCTACGTCGCTGGAAACAGCAACCGGTCCCGTCAAGCGATCACGAACGTCCGCGAAATCTGTGAACGCTATCTCGCCGGCAACTACGAGTTGGATGTCGTGGACGTCTATCAGCAGCCGGAAGTCACGAAGCACGCTGATGTAATCGCTCTTCCCACCTTGATCAAAGAATTACCCTTTCCTCCGAAAAAGTTCGTTGGCGATATGTCCGACACCGAGCGAATCGTTGTGGGCCTGAAGCTGAGGAGCTGAAGAAACGATGCCGACAGAACACCCAAACGAAATCTCACCGCAGGAAGTTGAACAGCTTCATGCGAGGATCGCGGAACTCGAGAACGAGTTAGCCGATTCGCAGGAAGTGATCGCGGCGATACGTTCAGGCGAAGTGGATGCCGTTGTTGTGTCTGGCCCTGATGGAGAGCAGGTGTTCACGCTCCGTGGTGCCGAAGCGGCTTATCGCGAATTGGTCGAGGCAATGAATGAAGGCGCCGCCACGATTTCGGCTGATCGCACTCTCTTGTACTGTAATCAGCAACTCGCATCGTTGCTCGATATCCCGCTCGATCAGATCATGGGACGTCGCCTCGACGAATTCCTGGATGCTGACGCAATGTCCGTGACTCAGGCCCTTATTGCCCGTGCACTCGTTGGAATCCCTGGCAAAGCAGAGCTGAACCTGCGATCGCTGGATGGTCACCTTGTACCGATTCAGCTCTCCGTAAGCAAGATGAAGATCGAAGAACCAACGGCGCTATGTCTTGTGGCAAGTGATCTGACGGAGTCGAAGAGGTGGGAAGCATTAGTGGCTGCAGGCAAGCTGACCCAGTCCATCCTTGAGAGCTCCGCCGAGGGAATCGTCGTCTGCGATCGCCACGGGTACATACAATCCATCAATAGTTTGTTGAAGACGATGTCCGGTCGAAACCCGCTTCTCGAACATTTCGATGAAGCGTTTCCTCTCCTGATGGAGAAAAAGGCAGGCCCAGAGTTTCCTTTCCGGATCGCAATGGCGTTGCACGATTCCGTGCAATCACAGGAAGTTCGCTACCGCGCATCGGATGGTTCTGATCGGTATCTCCTCCTGAGTTCTGGCCAGATATCAAACGAAGAAGGGGCCGCAGGTTGTGTGCTGACCCTGACCGATATCACCGCGCGTAAGAAGGGAGAACAATCCCGCTTGGCGAGCGAACAGAGGCTTCGAACGGCGGCGGAAATTGCAAACCTCGGAAGCTGGGACCTCGATCTCTTGTCGGGACGAATGATCTGCTCGGATCAATGCAAGAAGAACTATGGTTGGCCTCTCGATCGAGACTTCAATTATGCGGATCTACGGGCGGCCATTCATCCCGAAGATGAACTCTTCGTGGCGGAGGTCGTGGCGCAGGCCATCGCAAGTCGTGAACTCTACCGCGCGGAGTACAGAAATGTCTGGCCCGATGGGTCCATTCATTGGGTGGTTGCCGCCGGTCGAGCGCAGTACGACGATGCAGGGACGCCTGTGAGCATGGCGGGGTTCACTCTCGATGTGACGGACCGCCACAAAGCCCAGGAAGCACTGCTGCAATCGGAGAAACTCGCGGCCGTGGGACGACTGGCATCCTCCATTGCCCATGAGATCAACAACCCGTTGGAGTCCGTGACTAATCTGCTGTACATCGCACATGGCTCGGATGACCTGGGTGCGATCAAGGAACATCTCACGCTCGCTGACCTTGAATTGCGTAGAGTTGCCGCGATCACGAACCAAACACTCCGGTTTCATCGTCAGTCCGGCAGGAC
Coding sequences:
- the kaiC gene encoding circadian clock protein KaiC, with translation MPSALATIQKTPTGIEGLDEITAGGLPTGRTSLICGSAGSGKTVMALEFLVHGAKDFDEPGVFMAFEETEHELTQNIASFGYDLEELEKAGKISIDHVFIERSEIEETGEYDLEGLFIRLESAANAIGAKRVVLDTLEVLFAGLTNQSLIRSELRRLFRWLKDKGLTAIVTGERGEGQLTRYGLEEYVADCVILLDHRVNDQISTRRLRIVKYRGSAHGTDEYPFLMSGTGISVLPLTSVGLTHGASEKRISSGITALDDMLGGGKGFFRGSSILVSGTPGTGKTSIALSFLKAACDRGEKTLYFGFEESKDQIIRNTASIGLDLRPAAESGQLHFHTVRPSNLGLEAHLASMHQIIKDVNPTVVVVDPISNFISTADQSGVKSMLIRLVDFLKMKQITAMFTHLTPMGVLGERSDENVSSIMDTWILLRDLEHEGQRTYGLYVLKSRGMSHSHELRSFILSDSGIQLGEVYGKRRLS
- the kaiB gene encoding circadian clock protein KaiB, whose translation is MTPRAPRTDQIAEPEDKSKTWLLRLYVAGQTAKSIAAFTNLKRICETHLKGLYQIEVVDLLVSPQLAKGDQIVAVPTLVRQLPPPVKKIIGDLAKEERVLIGLDLKSAQADGGRD
- a CDS encoding circadian clock KaiB family protein, with translation MPNPAGDSHDEDVEGEIASQTLREFEALVADLSQPKYVFRLYVAGNSNRSRQAITNVREICERYLAGNYELDVVDVYQQPEVTKHADVIALPTLIKELPFPPKKFVGDMSDTERIVVGLKLRS
- a CDS encoding PAS domain-containing sensor histidine kinase; translated protein: MPTEHPNEISPQEVEQLHARIAELENELADSQEVIAAIRSGEVDAVVVSGPDGEQVFTLRGAEAAYRELVEAMNEGAATISADRTLLYCNQQLASLLDIPLDQIMGRRLDEFLDADAMSVTQALIARALVGIPGKAELNLRSLDGHLVPIQLSVSKMKIEEPTALCLVASDLTESKRWEALVAAGKLTQSILESSAEGIVVCDRHGYIQSINSLLKTMSGRNPLLEHFDEAFPLLMEKKAGPEFPFRIAMALHDSVQSQEVRYRASDGSDRYLLLSSGQISNEEGAAGCVLTLTDITARKKGEQSRLASEQRLRTAAEIANLGSWDLDLLSGRMICSDQCKKNYGWPLDRDFNYADLRAAIHPEDELFVAEVVAQAIASRELYRAEYRNVWPDGSIHWVVAAGRAQYDDAGTPVSMAGFTLDVTDRHKAQEALLQSEKLAAVGRLASSIAHEINNPLESVTNLLYIAHGSDDLGAIKEHLTLADLELRRVAAITNQTLRFHRQSGRTKEVTSGELFDSVLSIFQRRLENSSVQVRVQTRSTGTIRCLDGEIRQVLTNLVSNAIDAMQPGGCMLVRSRDGHRGPIRGIWLTIADNGSGMSTEVRDKVFDAFYSTKGINGTGLGLWISQEIVQRHGGRLIFRTDTSSTKHGCVFSLFLPCESPLDAAR